The following DNA comes from Mucilaginibacter jinjuensis.
TCTCAACCATAGCTCGTGGCATAGCTTTTGGTGGTGAATTAGAGTACGTAGACGAGATTACCTTAGGCAGGTCAATTGCAACGCGTGTACCGTACGAAAATTCACTATCGAGATAGAGCGTATGAAAGTATCTGTGATCATGGTAAGCGATAATATGTGCAAGCTTTTGCGTCAGTCATTAGCGGCCTTAAAAAGATCTGTGCAGCACCTCGATGCCGAAATTATTCTCGTTGACAATAACTCCGACGATAACACTGTCGAAACCATTTCCAGAGAATTTCCTGATGTTAAAATAACCACCACAACAGGCGGTTTGTCGCATTGTGTAAACCAGGGAATTAAAATGGCAAAGGGGGAGTACTTGTTATTTTTAAGCCCCGATGCCATTACCAAGAAAGAAACGGTTAGCAAAGCCATACAGTTTATGGACAGCCACATCACCGCAGGCGGGTTAAGCGTACGTATGCTCGATATTGATGGCAACTATATGCAGGCTTCTAAAAAAACGGTTCCACGCCGCTGGGTAACGCTTTTAAAGTTGACAGGCTTACTAAAACAGTTCTCAAAATCACGCTTAACTGATCATTACATTGCCCGCCACGATGATGAATTTGATACTACAGAAACAGATGTGATGCACGACAGATTTATGCTGATCCGCAAGTCTGTAATGGATGTTGTTGGTTTGGTTGATGAGCGTTTTAACCGCTATGGTGCTAATATCGATCTATCGTATCGAATTCGTTTGGCAGGTTTCAGGAATTACTATTTCCCTAAAACCTATATCATTAATCTGCAATACAACCGTTCGGGAAAATTTAGCTGGAACAATCTGAAAAGTTTTTATGGCGCGATGTTTATATTCGCGGTAAAATACATTTTCAGGTTACCTGCCTTAGGCGAAAAGCCGGCGCAGGAACTCTACCCGGCTTATGAACTTAAAGGATAAAATTGTTGTAATAACAGGCGCATCATCAGGTATTGGTAAAGCGCTTGCCTCAGAATTTGCCGCTCGCGGTGCAAATTTAGTTTTGGCCGCACGCCAGTACGTTACCTTATGCGAAATATCGCAAAACATCGAAAAAACTTACGGAATAAAATGCGTAGCTGTGCAATGCGATGTAACCATCGAAGCTGATTGCGAACATTTAATTAAGCAAGCCATTGTTACTTATGGCAGGGTAGATGTTTTGATAAATAATGCAGGTATCTCTATGCGTGCTTTATTTAAAGATGCCGAGCTTAAGGTTTTACGTTCGCTAATGGATGTTAACTTTTGGGGTACGGTAAATTGCACCAAATATGCCATGCCTGCGCTGTTAGCCAGTAAAGGCACCGTGGTCGGTGTATCATCTATTGCGGGTTACAAAGGCTTACCTGGACGTACCGGATACTCTGCCTCAAAATTTGCCATGAATGGTTTCCTGGATGCCCTTCGTGTTGAAAATCTGAAAACAGGCGTACACGTAATGACGGCCTGCCCAGGCTTTACAGCATCAAACATCCGCAACACAGCCCTTAATAAAGCCGGGGTTTCGCAAGGTGAAAGCAGTTTGGATGAGCAAAAAATGATGAGCTCGGAAGAAGTTGCTAAACGCATTGCTGATGGAGTAGCCAATCAATCACGTACTTTGGTTATGACAGGGCAAGGTAAGTTGACCGTTTTGTTGAGTAAGTTTTTACCGGGTTTGTTGGATAAACTGGTTTATAATAAGTTTGCGAAGGAGAAGGATCCGCTGTTTTAATTTGGTGATTATCCCAAATTTGTCATTGCGAGGTACGAAGCAATCTCGTAGCTATACAGATCGAATAGGCATTGGCGACGAGATTATTAATGATGTATTTGTTTTCATCGGTATTAATGAGCTCCCTGCGGTCGGTTGTCCACGCTATCGCTCGCAATGACAAACATATAGTACTATTATCCAATCTCAGGCAGCTCCACTTCCTCAAAATCACTGATCTTTCCTAAATGCAACTGTACTAAACCATCCCGGTCATGTGTAAATGCCGGGGTAAATTTGGCGCCGAATACAACTTCATTATGCTGATAAGATGTACGTGAGTGTACTGTTTGCGAAAAGGTATCGTCAAAAGCCTGCACCAAAACATTAAAGGTTGCGTTTGATGATGTGAGATCTTCAGCAGTAATATTATACAACGGGCTGTCTTTATCCAGTGGATGCACTACTGTCCAACTAAGTGTCAATATACTCACCTTGCTGCGTTCCAGAGGCAGGGTATAAAACCGGCGAACATTTTTGCCGTCCACAACTTCATTAAAAGAGAAGGTGACTTCAATAGCTACATCCAGCAAAATGTTCAATCGCATATTGGCTAGTCTGAACATTAGCCCACGGCCGCCGGTAAGCGCATAAGGTGCAATTAATATATTATCGCTAAACACAAACTTGGCCGATGGCCGCGAAAACCGCCCATATAACAAACCTGTTGCCAGTGCAAAAGCCAGCAAGCCGATCATGGATTCAAATGCTGCCACCCAGTTGGTAACGGCGCCTGCCGGACTAATATGCCCGTAACCCACTGTAGATAATGTTTGCGCCGAAAAGAAGAATGCGTTTAAAAAGGGAGTAGTTACATTATTGTCTTCCGTGCCATGCAGGTTACTGATGCCTATGGACAGGTAAATGGTCGCAAAAAAAACGTTAACTATAATATAGGCCACGACAACATTAAGCCAAAACAGGGGCCACCGCATGGTAATGAGCCTATGGTAAGTATTGGTAGTGCTAAAAAACGGAATACCAAGGCGTTTAACATTAATACTGCCATCGCGGTTAATAATACGCTGCCTTACGGCCTGGGTACCAAAACCAAGATCGTCTTCGGGGTTTACAGCTTGTTTTTTGATGGCCATTAATGCAGATGTAATTATTGTGTGATGAAATTAAGTAAAATTATTATTCTGTTTGTTTTTATGAAAACTATATTCATATTTGCTGCACAGAAAACAGATAATGAAAAATTTAAACATGAATTGGTGGTGGCTTAACGAGAGATCGTAAGGCAATCCCGTTTGTGTATATTTTATAAAATATTTCAAAGGTTGCCTAAATGGCGACCTTTTTTTTTGACTGCCCCCCAGCCCCCTGAAGGGGGAGCAGAAGTACTAACCAGGGAATATATTTATAACACTAAAAACCAAATTCCTCCTTTAGGGGGTTAGGGGGCATGAAAGCGATACTAAATCATTTATTCGAACACAAAACATTCAGCCGCGAGCAGTCAAAAGATATCCTGACCAACATTGCGCAGGGTAAATACAATAATTCGCAAATGGCTGCATTTATGACGGCTTACTGCATGCGCAGTATCACTGTTGATGAATTGGAAGGTTTCCGCGATGCGATGCTTGACTTATGTTTACCGGTTACTCTTGAACAAGATAGCCTGATAGATCTTTGCGGCACCGGTGGCGATGGTAAGGATACTTTTAATATTTCTACCCTGGCTTCTTTTGTGGTGGCTGGAGCAGGTTATCATGTGGCTAAACATGGTAATTATGGTGTGTCATCAGGCTGTGGTTCATCAAACGTGATGGAGTATCTAGGCTATAATTTCACTAGTAATGCCGATGAAATTAAGCATAGCATGGATCGCTCTAATATTTGCTTTTTGCATGCCCCATTATTTCATCCGGCTATGAAAACTGTTGCGCCTATCCGCAGGGAGTTGGGTGTAAAAACGTTTTTCAATATGCTGGGTCCGCTGGTAAATCCAGCTAAACCAAAGAATCAACTGGTAGGGGTTTATAATCTGGACCTGGCGCGTTTATACGCTTATCTGTATCAAAAATCTGATGCCAATTACACCATCGTAAATGCATTGGATGGTTATGATGAAGTTTCGTTAACAGGTGATTTCAAAACATTTTCTGCCGAAGGCGAAAAGATCAATAGCATAGAAAATCTGGGCTTTGATAAACTAAATCCACTGGCTATTGCTGGCGGGCGTACCGTTAGTGATTCGGCTGCTGTATTCACCACTGTGCTGAATGCCGACGGTACCGATGCTCAACATAATGTAGTATTGTGTAATGCTGCGCTGGCTATCCGGACCATCAATCCCGATAAATCATTTGGCGATTGTTTTTACGAAGCCGAATCATCATTACTGGGCAAAAAGGCACTGGCAAGTTTCAAAAACCTGATAAACGCTAACTAAAATGAAAATTAAAGTTTGCGGATTAAAAGACCCCGAAAATATTAAAGCCGTAGCTGCTTTAAAGCCTGATTATATGGGCTTTATTAACTACGGCCTAACGCCAAGGTTTATCGGTAATTTGCCTGTAAATGTACTGCAAGGTTTGCCTCAATCAATCCAAAAAACGGGTGTGTTTGTAAATGATTCGCTCGAGAATATTGGTGGGTTAATTAAAGAATATGGCTTTGATGTGGTACAGTTACATGGCTATGAGAACCCCGAGTTTTGTGAGGTGCTTAAAAAGCGTGTAACAGTTATAAAAGCCTTCGGGATGGAGGAGGATTTTAATTTTGCACAATTAGAACCTTACGTTGGCCACGTTGATTACTTTTTATTCGATACCAAAACGCCCAAACATGGCGGGTCGGGGAAAACCTTTAATTGGCAAATCCTGCATAAATATACATTGGATGTACCGTTTTTTTTAAGCGGGGGATTAAGTCCCGATAATATTGAACAGGTACTAACCATCAAACATCCGCAGTTTTATGGTGTTGACCTCAACAGCAAGTTTGAGACCTCGCCGGGGATAAAAGATCTAGAGAAACTAAGCAAAGCATTTGAATTATTAAGACAATCTGCTACAAATGAAATATAGCGTAAACGAACAGGGCTATTACGGAGATTTCGGCGGGGCATATATCCCTGAAATGTTGTACCCCAATATCGAAGAATTAAGGCAGCAATACAATGCCATCACCAATGATCCTGCTTACAAAGCCGAGTTTGATGCTTTGCTGAAAGATTATGTTGGCCGCCCTTCGCCATTATACCTGGCTAAACGGTTATCTGAAAAGTATGGCGCCAATATTTATCTTAAACGTGAGGATCTGAACCATACAGGTTCGCACAAGATCAATAACGCCATAGGACAGATATTACTGGCCGAACGTTTAGGCAAAAAACGCATAATTGCCGAAACAGGGGCAGGGCAGCATGGTGTGGCAACAGCCACTGTTTGTGCGCTTAAAGGTATTGAATGCGTTGTTTACATGGGCGAAATTGACATGGAACGCCAGGCCCCAAACGTTGCCCGTATGAAAATGCTGGGCGCTAAAGTGGTTCCGGCAACATCAGGCAGCCGCACGCTTAAAGATGCCACTAACGAAGCCATGCGCGACTGGATTAACAACCCGCTTGATACGCATTACATCATAGGTTCGGTAGTAGGCCCATACCCGTATCCCGAAATGGTGGCAAGGTTTCAATCGATTATCTCTTTAGAAACCAAAAAGCAATTACTGGAGCAAACCGGTAATGAACTGCCTGATTATGCACTGGCTTGTGTAGGTGGCGGCAGTAACGCTATGGGCATGTTCTACCATTTTTTGGATGATGAATCAGTTAAGCTAATTGCTGTAGAGGCTGCAGGTTTAGGTGTAGATAGCGGGCATTCTGCTGCTACTTCTGTACTGGGTAAAGAAGGTGTATTACATGGCAGCCGTACTATATTGATGCAGACAGATGATGGTCAGGTTATCGAGCCATACTCAATTTCTGCGGGTTTGGATTACCCGGGCATTGGTCCACAGCATGCACATTTACATAAAGTTAAGCGTGCCGAGTATGTGAGTATTACCGATGATGAAGCCTTAAATGCAGGCTTATTACTGTCGCAACTGGAGGGGATTATACCGGCTATTGAATCGGCGCATGCATTCGCTTATTTAGAGAAAATGACCTTTAAGCCAGGCGATAATGTAGTGGTATGCCTATCAGGCCGTGGCGATAAAGATTTAGATACTTACATAAAGCACTTTGGATATTAAATAGTTCAATTGTTCATTAGTTCAGTAGTACATTGGTGTATATGCATCAAACAAGACTAATGAACCAATGAACCAATGAACCAATGAACACAAAAAATGAACCGATTAAACCAACTTTTCAACGAAAAAAATAAAGACCTGTTATCCGTATACTTTACTGCCGGATACCCGGACTTAAACAATACCGTAGCCATTGCCGAAGCGTTGGAGAAAGCCGGTGCCGATTTCCTGGAGATAGGTTTCCCGTATTCAGACCCAGTGGCTGATGGTCCGGTTATTCAGCATAGCTCACAAGTGGCTTTGGATGCTGGCATGACGCTTAATCTGTTGTTTGAGCAATTGGGTGAGCTTCGTCAACGTGTAACCATCCCGATTATCCTGATGGGTTATGCCAACCCAATGGTGCAATATGGTGTAGAACGTTTTTGCCAAAAAGCTGCCGAAGTAGGGGTAGACGGTGTTATTGTACCCGACCTACCAATGTACGAGTACGAAATGCTTTACAAGGATGTATTTGCCAAATATAACATCAGCAATATTTTCCTGGTAACACCTCAGACTTCGGAAGAGCGAATCCGCAAAATAGATGGCTTGAGTAACAGCTTTATATACCTGCTTTCATCGGCATCAATTACCGGTAAAGCCTTACAACTGAATGATCAGGTGGATACCTATTTCGCGCGTATTAAAGCTATGGAGTTAAAAAATCCAACCATTGTTGGTTTTGGTATTGCAGATAGCAAAGCCTTCAAAAAAGCCTGTGAATATAATAACGGTGCTATCGTAGGTACAGCCTTCGTTAAGTTTTTAGGGTCGACTCCTGATTATTTGAAGGGTATTAGTGAGTATGTGAAGGGATTAAAGGAATAAGTCGTCTATTAAAGCATTTGCCCCACGCGCGTCATTGCAAGGAACGAAGCAATCCCTGACTTACAGAGCCGCTCTGTATAGTTCGCGATTGCTTCGTTCCTCGCAATGACGTTCTAATATGTTTTTACGAAGACCTTCTTCTACTCAATTCATCCCTGATCTTGGCAGCCTTTTCGTACGCTTCTTCGCTTAATGCATCCTGCAACTTGGTGCGC
Coding sequences within:
- a CDS encoding glycosyltransferase, with amino-acid sequence MKVSVIMVSDNMCKLLRQSLAALKRSVQHLDAEIILVDNNSDDNTVETISREFPDVKITTTTGGLSHCVNQGIKMAKGEYLLFLSPDAITKKETVSKAIQFMDSHITAGGLSVRMLDIDGNYMQASKKTVPRRWVTLLKLTGLLKQFSKSRLTDHYIARHDDEFDTTETDVMHDRFMLIRKSVMDVVGLVDERFNRYGANIDLSYRIRLAGFRNYYFPKTYIINLQYNRSGKFSWNNLKSFYGAMFIFAVKYIFRLPALGEKPAQELYPAYELKG
- a CDS encoding SDR family oxidoreductase, which translates into the protein MNLKDKIVVITGASSGIGKALASEFAARGANLVLAARQYVTLCEISQNIEKTYGIKCVAVQCDVTIEADCEHLIKQAIVTYGRVDVLINNAGISMRALFKDAELKVLRSLMDVNFWGTVNCTKYAMPALLASKGTVVGVSSIAGYKGLPGRTGYSASKFAMNGFLDALRVENLKTGVHVMTACPGFTASNIRNTALNKAGVSQGESSLDEQKMMSSEEVAKRIADGVANQSRTLVMTGQGKLTVLLSKFLPGLLDKLVYNKFAKEKDPLF
- a CDS encoding ion channel, which encodes MAIKKQAVNPEDDLGFGTQAVRQRIINRDGSINVKRLGIPFFSTTNTYHRLITMRWPLFWLNVVVAYIIVNVFFATIYLSIGISNLHGTEDNNVTTPFLNAFFFSAQTLSTVGYGHISPAGAVTNWVAAFESMIGLLAFALATGLLYGRFSRPSAKFVFSDNILIAPYALTGGRGLMFRLANMRLNILLDVAIEVTFSFNEVVDGKNVRRFYTLPLERSKVSILTLSWTVVHPLDKDSPLYNITAEDLTSSNATFNVLVQAFDDTFSQTVHSRTSYQHNEVVFGAKFTPAFTHDRDGLVQLHLGKISDFEEVELPEIG
- the trpD gene encoding anthranilate phosphoribosyltransferase, with product MKAILNHLFEHKTFSREQSKDILTNIAQGKYNNSQMAAFMTAYCMRSITVDELEGFRDAMLDLCLPVTLEQDSLIDLCGTGGDGKDTFNISTLASFVVAGAGYHVAKHGNYGVSSGCGSSNVMEYLGYNFTSNADEIKHSMDRSNICFLHAPLFHPAMKTVAPIRRELGVKTFFNMLGPLVNPAKPKNQLVGVYNLDLARLYAYLYQKSDANYTIVNALDGYDEVSLTGDFKTFSAEGEKINSIENLGFDKLNPLAIAGGRTVSDSAAVFTTVLNADGTDAQHNVVLCNAALAIRTINPDKSFGDCFYEAESSLLGKKALASFKNLINAN
- a CDS encoding phosphoribosylanthranilate isomerase, whose product is MKIKVCGLKDPENIKAVAALKPDYMGFINYGLTPRFIGNLPVNVLQGLPQSIQKTGVFVNDSLENIGGLIKEYGFDVVQLHGYENPEFCEVLKKRVTVIKAFGMEEDFNFAQLEPYVGHVDYFLFDTKTPKHGGSGKTFNWQILHKYTLDVPFFLSGGLSPDNIEQVLTIKHPQFYGVDLNSKFETSPGIKDLEKLSKAFELLRQSATNEI
- the trpB gene encoding tryptophan synthase subunit beta, which translates into the protein MKYSVNEQGYYGDFGGAYIPEMLYPNIEELRQQYNAITNDPAYKAEFDALLKDYVGRPSPLYLAKRLSEKYGANIYLKREDLNHTGSHKINNAIGQILLAERLGKKRIIAETGAGQHGVATATVCALKGIECVVYMGEIDMERQAPNVARMKMLGAKVVPATSGSRTLKDATNEAMRDWINNPLDTHYIIGSVVGPYPYPEMVARFQSIISLETKKQLLEQTGNELPDYALACVGGGSNAMGMFYHFLDDESVKLIAVEAAGLGVDSGHSAATSVLGKEGVLHGSRTILMQTDDGQVIEPYSISAGLDYPGIGPQHAHLHKVKRAEYVSITDDEALNAGLLLSQLEGIIPAIESAHAFAYLEKMTFKPGDNVVVCLSGRGDKDLDTYIKHFGY
- the trpA gene encoding tryptophan synthase subunit alpha, whose protein sequence is MNRLNQLFNEKNKDLLSVYFTAGYPDLNNTVAIAEALEKAGADFLEIGFPYSDPVADGPVIQHSSQVALDAGMTLNLLFEQLGELRQRVTIPIILMGYANPMVQYGVERFCQKAAEVGVDGVIVPDLPMYEYEMLYKDVFAKYNISNIFLVTPQTSEERIRKIDGLSNSFIYLLSSASITGKALQLNDQVDTYFARIKAMELKNPTIVGFGIADSKAFKKACEYNNGAIVGTAFVKFLGSTPDYLKGISEYVKGLKE